The following proteins come from a genomic window of Microbacterium lemovicicum:
- the frr gene encoding ribosome recycling factor → MIADVLADAGARMDRAVEAAKEDFATVRTGRANPQLFQKVLVGYYGSPTPLAQLASVSNPEARTVLVTPYDKSVLKDIEQAIRDIPNLGANPTNDGNLIRVTMPELTEERRKEYVKLARSKGEDAKVHVRGIRRKSKDDLDELKSEFGEDELARAEKELDALTRAHVDAIDEALKRKEAELLEV, encoded by the coding sequence GTGATCGCCGACGTCTTGGCCGATGCCGGAGCGCGCATGGACCGCGCCGTGGAGGCAGCGAAGGAGGACTTCGCGACCGTCCGCACGGGCCGCGCGAACCCGCAGCTCTTCCAGAAGGTCCTGGTCGGCTACTACGGCTCGCCCACCCCGCTCGCCCAGCTCGCCTCGGTGAGCAACCCCGAGGCCCGCACCGTGCTGGTAACGCCGTACGACAAGTCCGTGCTGAAGGACATCGAGCAGGCGATCCGCGACATCCCGAACCTCGGCGCCAACCCGACCAATGACGGCAACCTCATCCGCGTCACGATGCCGGAGCTCACCGAGGAGCGTCGCAAGGAGTACGTGAAGCTCGCGCGAAGCAAGGGCGAGGACGCGAAGGTGCACGTGCGCGGCATCCGTCGCAAGTCGAAGGACGACCTCGACGAGCTCAAGAGCGAGTTCGGCGAGGACGAGCTCGCACGTGCCGAGAAGGAACTCGATGCGCTCACGCGCGCCCACGTCGACGCCATCGACGAGGCGCTCAAGCGCAAAGAGGCCGAGCTGCTCGAGGTCTGA
- the pyrH gene encoding UMP kinase, with product MIDEMTGRRRVLLKLSGEAFGGGQLGVNPDVVSQMAREIAAAVDRVEIAVVVGGGNFFRGAELSQRGMDRGRADYMGMLGTVMNALALQDFLEQAGAATRVQSAISMTQVAEPYIPRRAERHMEKGRVVIFGAGAGLPYFSTDTVAAQRALEIDAQEVLVAKNGVDGVYTADPKKDAAATKIDRITYLDALQRGLKVVDSTAFSLCMDNKMDMRVFGMEPAGNVTRALLGESIGTLVTA from the coding sequence GTGATCGATGAGATGACCGGACGCCGCCGCGTTCTGCTGAAGCTGTCCGGAGAGGCGTTCGGCGGGGGGCAGCTCGGGGTGAACCCCGACGTCGTCAGCCAGATGGCACGGGAGATCGCCGCGGCGGTCGATCGCGTGGAGATCGCCGTGGTCGTCGGCGGTGGCAACTTCTTCCGCGGCGCCGAGCTGAGCCAGCGCGGCATGGACCGCGGTCGCGCCGACTACATGGGCATGCTCGGAACCGTCATGAACGCCCTGGCGCTCCAGGACTTCCTCGAGCAGGCCGGAGCCGCGACGCGCGTGCAGTCCGCCATCTCGATGACCCAGGTCGCCGAGCCGTACATCCCGCGGCGCGCGGAGCGTCACATGGAGAAGGGCCGCGTCGTCATCTTCGGCGCCGGCGCGGGCCTGCCCTACTTCTCCACCGACACCGTCGCGGCGCAGCGCGCCCTCGAGATCGACGCGCAGGAGGTCCTCGTCGCGAAGAACGGCGTCGACGGCGTCTACACCGCGGACCCGAAGAAGGATGCCGCGGCGACGAAGATCGATCGCATCACCTACCTCGACGCGCTGCAGCGCGGACTGAAGGTCGTCGACTCGACGGCCTTCAGCCTGTGCATGGACAACAAGATGGACATGCGGGTGTTCGGCATGGAGCCGGCCGGCAACGTGACGCGCGCCCTCCTTGGCGAATCCATCGGCACGCTCGTCACGGCGTGA
- a CDS encoding phosphatidate cytidylyltransferase: MTDAPGAEPTGDTADDPALTPSRRDAAAARRGQPEGSVRADGGDFSSQVRAARTEFESQVAHARAEFDQANERLKERTGRDLIVAIGISLAIGAVLVASLIFFKWGFVLFALGASTLGIFELARALQTTGRRVDLVPQLVAGTMLVAAGLFLASWLHWIALFLAVAFVIVWRLIAQMVANDGRTYAGVLGDVLIAGFVQLYVPFLASLCVLLLRQEGGEWWVLAFIIVVVASDTGAYSAGLAFGRHPMAPKISPKKTWEGFAGAAAAALVTGVLVALFMLGLPWWCGLILGALILVTATAGDLGESMVKRDLGIKDMSSWLPGHGGVLDRLDSILPSVAAALALFYLLSPLAAS; this comes from the coding sequence ATGACGGACGCGCCCGGTGCAGAGCCGACCGGCGACACAGCGGACGATCCGGCGCTGACGCCTTCCCGACGGGATGCCGCGGCCGCGCGTCGCGGGCAGCCCGAAGGCTCCGTGCGCGCCGACGGCGGCGATTTCTCGTCGCAGGTGCGTGCTGCGCGCACCGAGTTCGAGTCGCAGGTGGCGCATGCCCGGGCTGAGTTCGATCAGGCCAACGAGCGGCTGAAGGAGCGGACCGGACGCGACCTCATCGTGGCGATCGGCATCTCGCTCGCCATCGGAGCCGTGCTCGTAGCATCCCTCATCTTCTTCAAGTGGGGCTTCGTCCTGTTCGCCCTGGGCGCCAGCACCCTCGGCATCTTCGAGCTCGCGCGCGCCCTCCAGACCACGGGCCGCCGCGTCGATCTCGTCCCGCAGCTCGTGGCGGGCACGATGCTCGTCGCGGCCGGGCTCTTCCTGGCTTCCTGGCTGCACTGGATCGCCCTGTTCCTCGCCGTGGCGTTCGTCATCGTGTGGCGCCTCATCGCGCAGATGGTCGCGAATGACGGGCGCACGTACGCCGGCGTGCTGGGCGACGTGCTCATCGCGGGCTTCGTGCAGCTCTACGTGCCCTTCCTCGCGAGCCTGTGCGTGCTCCTGCTGCGTCAGGAGGGCGGCGAGTGGTGGGTGCTCGCGTTCATCATCGTGGTCGTCGCCTCCGACACCGGCGCCTACTCGGCCGGCCTCGCCTTCGGCAGGCACCCGATGGCGCCAAAGATCAGCCCGAAGAAGACCTGGGAGGGCTTCGCCGGAGCGGCGGCGGCGGCCCTCGTCACGGGCGTCCTGGTCGCGCTGTTCATGCTCGGTCTGCCCTGGTGGTGCGGTCTCATCCTCGGCGCGCTGATCCTGGTCACGGCGACAGCAGGCGACCTCGGCGAGTCGATGGTCAAGCGCGACCTCGGCATCAAGGACATGAGCTCGTGGCTGCCCGGTCACGGGGGAGTGCTCGACCGCCTCGACTCGATCCTGCCCTCCGTCGCCGCGGCCCTCGCCCTCTTCTACCTGCTCTCCCCTCTGGCGGCCTCATGA